The Mucilaginibacter sp. PAMB04168 genome contains the following window.
AACCGGTTAAAGAAATGTTTAAAAAGTTATATATGTTCCTGGTGTTGGGCGCCGCTTTGGCTTGCCAGGCTTCAACCCCGGGTGCTGAGAAGGTGGATGGGTCAAATAATCTCCAGCCCGATCAGCAACAAAGCGTGGTGGCCAAAGAAGTAGCCTCGCTTATTTCCAGTTATAATTACAAAAAAGTTGCGCTGAACGATTCGTTGTCCGAAGTGGTATATAACCGCTACGTAAAATCGCTTGATGATAACCGTAATTATTTACTGGCATCTGACGTTAAGGATTTTGAGCGTTTTAAAACTACGATTGACGACGACCTGAAAACCGGCAACCTGAATAACGTTTTCTATATTTTTAACGTTTACCAGAAGCGCTACCTCGAGCGCATCAATTACTCATTAGCGCAACTGGATAAGCCATACGATTTTAATACTAACGAAACCTTTACTTACGACCGGGAAAAGCAGCCTTGGGTATCATCAGAAGGTGACATGAACAAGTTGTGGAGCCAGCGCGTTAAATATGACCTGCTGAACCTTAAACTGGCCAATGCAGACGTTGCCAAGAATAAAGAAACCTTACGCAAGCGTTACCAAAATTTGCTTTCGCAGTCCAAAAAAATATCCAATCAGGATGTTTTCCAGTTGTTTATGGATGCCTTTACCGAATCGGTAGATCCGCACACCAACTATTTTAACCCGGCCAACGCGGCTAATTTTAATATCGAAATGTCGCGCTCGTTAGAAGGTATCGGCGCTTCGCTGGCATCAGAAAACGAGTACATCACCATAAAAACTATTGTAGCCGGTGGCCCTGCCGATAAAAGCAAGCAAATTAATATTGATGACCGCATTGTAGGCGTGGCCCAAGGCAAAGCCGGCGAGTTTCAGGACGTAGTGGGCTGGCGTATAGAGAATGCTATAGCCTTAATACGCGGCACCAAAGGTACTACTGTACGTTTACGCATATTACCAAAAGGAGCAGGAGCTGGCTCAAAGCCTAAACTGGTTGAAATGGTGCGCGAAAAAATTGTGCTGAAGGATCAATTGGTTAAAAAAGAGATACGTACCTATAACTCCAATGGTAAAACCGTTAAAATTGGGGTAATTAACGTACCGGCATTTTATATTGATTTTAATGCTTACCGTGCAAAAGATCCTAACTATCAAAGCACCACCCGCGATGTTAGACTAATTTTAGACACCCTTAAACGCGCAGGTGTAGATGGTGTGGTTTTAGATTTGCGTCAAAACGGCGGCGGCTCGCTGATTGAAGCCATTGAGCTTACTGGTTTATTTATAAAGAATGGCCCTGTAGTACAAGTACGTGATACACGCAACCGTGTGGAAGTGAACGAAGACGAAGATCCGGCTGTTGCTTACGCTGGTCCGCTTGCCGTGTTAACCGATCGCTTTAGCGCTTCAGCCTCTGAAATCTTTGCTGGTGCCATTCAAGATTATGGCCGTGGTTTGATCATTGGTACACAAACTTATGGTAAAGGTACCGTGCAAAGCGCTATTGAACTGGACAAGGTCATCAATCCATCTATTAAGGAAATGATTACCACTGCCATGAACAAAAAATCATCTGGCACGGGTGCAGAGTCTAAATTTGGACAGTTAAATTTAACCATCGCTAAGTTCTATCGCATCAGCGGCAGCTCAACACAGCACAAAGGCGTATCGCCAGATATAAGTTTCCCATCTGTTATCCCGTTAGATAAATATGGCGAGGATACCGAGCCATCAGCTTTACCATTTGATATGGTTCAGAAAAGTGCTTATACCAAGGTTGGCGATCTGAGCAGTGTGATTCCGCAGCTAACCAAGCTACATGAGCAACGTATGGCTAGCAACCCCAATTACAAGTATATGCTGGAAGACATTGCCGACTATAAAAAGCGCCAAAGCGAAACCAGCGTAACCCTAAACGAGGCCGACCTTAAAAAAGAACGGGATTCAGAAGAACAAAAGACCTTTGAACGCAACAACCTGCGCCGTACGGCGTTAGGGCTAGCTCCTCTTAAAAAAGGTGCAACGCGTCCTAAAAACGAAGACTTGGATTTTCTGAAAATGGAAGCTGGCCAAATTATGACCGACTATATAAACCTGGAGAAATCCAACCGTTACACTAACGTAATACCGCAACAACCGTAAGTTTTACACTATACTGAACAAAAGACGCCCGCTTGCCGGGCGTCTTTTGTTTATAAGGAATTGTTCGGACAAATTATTAAAGTTAGTGGAGGCTGATTTTGCAAAAAAAGTTGAGTGTCTGGAACAAATTGTAAGCGTGCGTAACTATCCTTTACATCAAGGAGCAACGATAGAGGTTAAACCCTGTACAAGCCGCAATCTGTGATCTACGGTATTGCTTCGTTACTTTACCAACTTATAGTTTCTATATTCACTAACCCTCCAGCCGGTCCAATCTTCAATTTTTTGAAGTATGCGGCGACGGAGCGACATTTTCTTTTTGAGTTGTTCGGGGTCTATCTGTAACTTCCAGTTTTGAGCTTTAATGCGGCGTTGCATCACGGCCGGGTGTGTGCCTTCAAAAGCCAGCAGGCGGTCTGCATTCTTAAAATCAAATTCAAACTTTTCGGGCAGGTTTTCAGCTATCCAGGTGTCATCATGGTAAAACTGATTAAAATTACGCAGTTTGCTTTCCAGTCCTTTAGGTGGTTTTACCCATCCATAATGATAAATATAAGCGTCAATCAGTTTTACGTTAATCTTGCGGTCGGCCCATCTGAAACCTTGGGCATCCCGGTAAGCGTGGATGTTTTTATTGTTGCGCAGAACCCTTATCTCGCGACGGTACCATCGGCGCGAATGCGCGTAGTAATCGTACGAGCCATAAAAGTGCTGGTATTTAAACAACAAGCCTTCAATAGCCTTGTCGTTTAAGTTAGCTTCCATCTCCTGTTGAATAACCGGCAAATACTTTTCGTGTACCACTTCATCCCCCTGTATGTAAAAGGCCCAGTCGGCATCGGGTGAAATAGCGGCAAAGGCTTTATCCGTTTCGGCGGCAAACACCGATCCTCCCTCGCGTAAAGATTCATCCCAAACGGTATGAATGATCCTGATCTTAGGTGAATTGATACCTTTAATCAGTTCTTCGGTATCATCTTCACTATTGCCCAGCGCTACTACAAATTCGTCGCAAATGGATAGTATAGATGTAATGGCTTCCACAACGGGGTAGTCATTTTTTACCGCATTGCGGATAAAGGTAAAACCTGCTACTTTCATGAGCTTATAAAACAGATTGGTAAACTTTTATAGTGTTTTGCACACAAGCATCAAAGGTAAACAAAGCAAGCCTTTCATTTCCCCTTTGCTTCAGCTGCTGTTGTAAATTTTCATCGCCAAGCACCTGTGCAGCTGCCTGTTCTATATCGGCAGGTTGCAAGGGGTCAAAATAGATGGCCGCATTGCCGGCAATTTCTGGCAAACAGCTGCTGTTACTGCATATCACCGGGCATTGGTTGGCAAAGGCTTCCAACAAGGGCAAGCCAAAACCTTCATGCAGCGAAGGGAAAGCAAATAATTTAGCCTGCCGGTATAACTGCTGCAACAGCATATCGGTAACATCCATTTGCTGGCATTGTGTGCCAATGCGTTGTTGATGGAATAGCTGCAATTCGGCATTAGTAAAAGCCTTACCGCCCGCGCAAACCAGTTTAAGCTGGGGGTTAGCCTGTAAAAGCGGACTTATGCCTTTCACAAACAAGGGGAAGTTTTTATAGTGCCAGCGCTCTCCCACAAACAACAGGTAATTTTGGGGCAGTGTTACATTCTCTTTAATTAAGTTATCGGTTGAACCGTCCGGAGCTAGGTAGCCATGATACACCACGTGTATCTTATTAGCCAGCTGCGGGTATACTTTTATTATATCACTTTTGGTAAACTCTGATATGGCAATCAACGCATCTGCCCGTTCCATCACCAGCTTTTTTCGGGCAATTACCTCCGTTGCATCCGGAAAGTATTCGGGGTATAGCTCATGTACCATATCATGCACAGTAACTACGCAGGGCTTTTTAAGGTATTTAATAAAGTAGGGGTCGTAATAAGTAGGATGAAATACGTCGAAGGCGCGTGTTTTAAAACTCCAGCGCGAAAAGCGTCTGTTCCATTTGTAATACTTATTTAACTTTCCCTTCCATAAACTTTCACCCAGGTTGTTATTTAGCAGGAATGCGTCATGCTTAACATATTCGTTCTCGGCATATAGCGCGGTAATAGCGCTTTGATGGCCCGCAGACTGTAAGCCACGATGCAGGTTGGCAAAGTAGCGGGATATGCCCCCGTATTTTTGTAGTGAAAAAATCTGATGATCGAACAGTACTTTCATACGTGTGCTTTAATAAAAGTTACTGCCCGGCCTGCTTTGCTCTTTGCGGCGTTTGTATAAAAAGCGCAGGTACATTAACCAGCCCATACTTTTTTTAATGATCTGGGGCTTATCGTGCTTGAAAGCCTCATCATTAGCCACTGCCGAAAAGCCGGTTAAGTTGTACCAGGCCACTGGTATGTCTACATATTGTTTTTTGATAGATTTATCACCCCATACCTGTAAGTTCAGCGCATAATCGGCATAAATGCGGTACTTTAAACTGTATTGGTATTTTTGAAACACCTTGGCAGGATAAAATATGGATTGATGGTTTATGCAGTACTTAGCTAACCGATATGCCGAAAACTCGCCTGTAAACAGCGGCCCTTCGGCTTTGGTGTTCCCATAATATATAGTGTCCTCGTCTTTCAGTTGCTGTGCCATTGCGCTAAAGCCGGTAAGCAGGCGGTCATCGGCCCCTAAAAAGTACAGCCATTTGCCGGTGGCCAGCCCGGTGCCCTTGTTCAGCGCATCGTATATGCCTTTATCGGGTTCGCTTACCCAGCGGTTAACGTATGCATTATACTGTTGCAAAACTGTAATAGTATCATCGGTGCTCCCGCCATCTACAATAATCACTTCAATAGCCGGGTAAGCCTGTGCTGTAATCGAATCCAGACAGCCAGGCAAATGTGTTGCTGCATTATAAGTAGCTATAATAATGCTTACCAGCGGTAGTTGCTGGTTTTGAACGGTACGGCTGCCTCCCTGCCTCATGTTAAACGGCTTTAAACATAAACTGATAAATTAAGCTATTTTTGCACAAACATACGGCATGCCTATCAGTATTGATGTCATAATTCCTTCTTTCCGGCTAACACCGGCTACTTTATTGCCTATACTAAAGTTAGGAAGGCCTGCCGATACGCTTATACACTTCTTTTTAATTGCCGATAACCCTACACTGGTGCCTGATGCCGGCATAGCAGCCCTGGTAGATAATGAAACGGTTAGTTTGATTATTAACGAAAATAATTTGGGCGCATCGGCCACCCGTAACCGCGGCATTGAAGCTGGTAAAGGCGACTGGATTTTGTTTTTGGATGACGATATCGAAGTAAATCCGGACTTATTGCTTACTTACGCAACCGCCGCACAGCAACAATCGCATGAAATTGGCTTTATTGGATTAGTAACTATGCCCCCTGCACCCACAGCTTTTGCCCGGGCGGTTTATGCTAATGGTTCAATGGCTATTTTTGGTGCAGCGCAGCATAATGAATACTTTGCCTGGGGAGCATCAGCTAATATTATGGTGAAGCGCAGTGCTTTGGGAGATGTGCGATTCTCATCAGCTTATCCTAAAACGGGTGGAGGCGAAGAGGTAGAGTTTTTTTTGCGTATACGCGCACAAAACGGATTTGCTAATTATCGCTGCTTGCCCCATGCACAGGCCGAGCACCCCTGGTGGAACAATGGGCGGGCAGACTACACCCGCTTTTATCGTTATGGTATAGGTAACAGTTACCTAGCCCAACGTAATCCGGCTTACCGCTGGTACGATTTTTTGAACACACCCGAAACCTTGTTTTGTATAGTGGTAGCGGTATTTGTGGTCCACTTTTTTTACCGGCCTGTTGTGAACTATGGCTTATTCTTTATAGCAATTAGTTTATTTGCGGAATATATAACCAACATAATGCGAGTACGGCGCAATAACAAAAGGCTGTCTTTCGGAACCGCCTTTAACGTTATGCGCTTGCGCTTGGTATATGAATGGGGAACGCTGATTGGTAACCTCAAAAGATTCCGGTTAGCCGGACTGGGTGAACGTTTCAGCTATGATGGCAGCACCAAGGCCCGGCACTTCAGGCTTAACCGTTACAAGATTGTAAAGCTGGCTATTTACACTTTGGCTATTATAGCTTTAGTAATATACAGGCACCGTTAGCGGTAAAAAACTAAACTTCGTGGTAGCCGCTGGGGCAGTAAGTAAGTTTATCGCTTACGGTTTTTCGGTAGATGAGCTCGTTGGGCAAGAAGTTGCCCCTATCATGCCAGGGATGAAAGATGTGATAGCTGATAGCCGCCATTTTAAGGCGCTTTTTCAGGACACCAGCATTAATAAGGCGCGCACCAAATTCGTAGTCTTCCCAGCCCCAACCCTCAAAATCATTGTAGTATCCGTTTATCTTAATGTAATCGGCGCGCCAAAAAGCCAGGTTGCACCCCTTTACATTCCAGGAGCTGCGCGGATCGGGCTTAAAGAACATGGACAACAAGGGTATACGTACCGCATTAAAACGGCTGTATAAGCCTTGCGACAGGGAGTGGAAGTTGACTTGTTTAGTTTGGAGTATTTCTTTAGTCTTGGCTTCGGTAAGCATGGTGCGGCTACCTTGCATAAAGTATCCTTTGCGGGCGGCACGCTCATGATCGGCTACAAACTTGGGGTTAACAATAATGTCGCCATCAATTTCAATTATGTAATCCGCTTCAGACAATTTTACAGCTTTGTTTAGTATTAAACATTTCCGAAAACCCTTGTCTTCCTGCCAGGCATGCTTTACAGGAACGGTAAATAGTTTCCGGTAATGATCAATCAGCACTGTGGTTTCCGGGCGCGAGCCATCATCTGCAATCAGTATTTCATCGGGCATGCGCGTTTGGCGCAGCAAACTCAAGATTACCAACTCTAAAGCCTCAGGCCAGTTATAGGTTGATATGAGCACTGCTACCTTGAGCCTGTTTTTGCCCACTATTGGGGTGTGTTGTCCATCCTGCGCCATTGTAGGTAGCAAAGATACAAAACACCACCTGATTAGTATAGGGCACTATAGTAACAAGGCAGCTTGTTAAATACGATATAAAATAAAACAGGCAACCACCGTTAAGTACTTGCCTGTTTTTAAAATATATGATAGAATTTAGCTATTCATGATTTCCTCGAGATGCTCAGCCTCTAACGGAATGCCTGCCATTAAATCGACATTGCCACCTTCGGTTATGAGGATGTTATTCTCCAGGCGGATGCCCAGGCTTTCTTCCGGTATATAAATGCCAGGTTCGCAGGTTAATATGTTACCCACCTCAAATGGCTTGTAGCGGCTGGCAAAGTCGTGTACATCCAAACCAAGGTGGTGTGAAGTACCATGCATAAAGTATTTTTTATACAAAGGTGCTTTGGAGTCTTGTTTTTCCACGTCGTGGCGGTCAAGCAAACCCAGGCCAATTAGTTCGCCTGTCATGATCTTGCCTACTTCATCATGATATTCATTCCAAACTGTTCCGGCCACTATCATTTGCGTAGCCTGCTTCATCACCCTCAGTACCGAGTCATATACCTGTCGCTGGCGCGAAGTGAAGCGGCCGCTTACCGGTATTGAACGACTCATGTCTGCATTGTAATTGGCATACTCGGCTGCCCAGTCGAACAAAATTACATCGCCGTCTTTGCAAATCTGGTTGTTATCTATATAATGTAACACAATGGCGTTGTGGCCAGATGCTATAATAGGTGTATAGGCATGCCCGGTAGCACGCTGCCTTAAAAACTCATGTGTTATCTCTGCCTCAATTTCGTACTCCGCAACGCCGGGCTTTACAAATTTAAGTACACGGGTAAAAGCATCACGTGTAATATCGCATGCTTTTTGGGTCAGTTCAATTTCAACGGCCGACTTTACTACGCGGAGGTCTCTCATTATAGGAGCAGAGCGTTCATAATAGTGAAGCGGGTATTTGCTGCGCAGGTCTTCCAGGAATCGCAAATCGCGGTAAGGTACACCTGGCAGGAACCGGTCGTTCTCATTTGTATTGATATATATATGTTCTGCATAGTTTATAATACTGTGCAAAATTGCTTCAAAGTCATGCAACCAGTATACGCTTTGTATACCTGAAGTCATTTTCGCTTCGTCCTTTGTATACTTGTGGCCTTCCCATACCGCAATGTGTTCATTGGTTTGTCTTAAAAAGAGTACTTCTCTGTATAGTGGATTAGGACAATCCGGGAAAAGTAACAGTATACTCTGCTCCTGATCTATACCAGACAGATAAAAGAAATCGGCATTTTGTTTAAATACGAAAGTTTGATCTCCGCTACGTGGGTATTCGTCATTAGCATTAAAAAGGGCTATGGAATTGGGCTTTAATCGTGAAACGAAATTTTTTCTATTTAAAATAAATAAGTTGTTATCTATAGGTAGATATTTCATGAAATAAGTTCATTTAATTTTTATAAAACAAAATTTTGCATTTATTTGTCTCCAATATTAGTAAAATTGGAACGGTGTTTGGTAAACGATCAAACA
Protein-coding sequences here:
- a CDS encoding glycosyltransferase family 1 protein, with product MKVLFDHQIFSLQKYGGISRYFANLHRGLQSAGHQSAITALYAENEYVKHDAFLLNNNLGESLWKGKLNKYYKWNRRFSRWSFKTRAFDVFHPTYYDPYFIKYLKKPCVVTVHDMVHELYPEYFPDATEVIARKKLVMERADALIAISEFTKSDIIKVYPQLANKIHVVYHGYLAPDGSTDNLIKENVTLPQNYLLFVGERWHYKNFPLFVKGISPLLQANPQLKLVCAGGKAFTNAELQLFHQQRIGTQCQQMDVTDMLLQQLYRQAKLFAFPSLHEGFGLPLLEAFANQCPVICSNSSCLPEIAGNAAIYFDPLQPADIEQAAAQVLGDENLQQQLKQRGNERLALFTFDACVQNTIKVYQSVL
- a CDS encoding glycosyltransferase family 2 protein, with translation MKVAGFTFIRNAVKNDYPVVEAITSILSICDEFVVALGNSEDDTEELIKGINSPKIRIIHTVWDESLREGGSVFAAETDKAFAAISPDADWAFYIQGDEVVHEKYLPVIQQEMEANLNDKAIEGLLFKYQHFYGSYDYYAHSRRWYRREIRVLRNNKNIHAYRDAQGFRWADRKINVKLIDAYIYHYGWVKPPKGLESKLRNFNQFYHDDTWIAENLPEKFEFDFKNADRLLAFEGTHPAVMQRRIKAQNWKLQIDPEQLKKKMSLRRRILQKIEDWTGWRVSEYRNYKLVK
- a CDS encoding glycosyltransferase family 2 protein; protein product: MAQDGQHTPIVGKNRLKVAVLISTYNWPEALELVILSLLRQTRMPDEILIADDGSRPETTVLIDHYRKLFTVPVKHAWQEDKGFRKCLILNKAVKLSEADYIIEIDGDIIVNPKFVADHERAARKGYFMQGSRTMLTEAKTKEILQTKQVNFHSLSQGLYSRFNAVRIPLLSMFFKPDPRSSWNVKGCNLAFWRADYIKINGYYNDFEGWGWEDYEFGARLINAGVLKKRLKMAAISYHIFHPWHDRGNFLPNELIYRKTVSDKLTYCPSGYHEV
- a CDS encoding glycosyltransferase family 2 protein, which translates into the protein MRQGGSRTVQNQQLPLVSIIIATYNAATHLPGCLDSITAQAYPAIEVIIVDGGSTDDTITVLQQYNAYVNRWVSEPDKGIYDALNKGTGLATGKWLYFLGADDRLLTGFSAMAQQLKDEDTIYYGNTKAEGPLFTGEFSAYRLAKYCINHQSIFYPAKVFQKYQYSLKYRIYADYALNLQVWGDKSIKKQYVDIPVAWYNLTGFSAVANDEAFKHDKPQIIKKSMGWLMYLRFLYKRRKEQSRPGSNFY
- a CDS encoding aminopeptidase P N-terminal domain-containing protein, which produces MKYLPIDNNLFILNRKNFVSRLKPNSIALFNANDEYPRSGDQTFVFKQNADFFYLSGIDQEQSILLLFPDCPNPLYREVLFLRQTNEHIAVWEGHKYTKDEAKMTSGIQSVYWLHDFEAILHSIINYAEHIYINTNENDRFLPGVPYRDLRFLEDLRSKYPLHYYERSAPIMRDLRVVKSAVEIELTQKACDITRDAFTRVLKFVKPGVAEYEIEAEITHEFLRQRATGHAYTPIIASGHNAIVLHYIDNNQICKDGDVILFDWAAEYANYNADMSRSIPVSGRFTSRQRQVYDSVLRVMKQATQMIVAGTVWNEYHDEVGKIMTGELIGLGLLDRHDVEKQDSKAPLYKKYFMHGTSHHLGLDVHDFASRYKPFEVGNILTCEPGIYIPEESLGIRLENNILITEGGNVDLMAGIPLEAEHLEEIMNS
- a CDS encoding glycosyltransferase, whose product is MPISIDVIIPSFRLTPATLLPILKLGRPADTLIHFFLIADNPTLVPDAGIAALVDNETVSLIINENNLGASATRNRGIEAGKGDWILFLDDDIEVNPDLLLTYATAAQQQSHEIGFIGLVTMPPAPTAFARAVYANGSMAIFGAAQHNEYFAWGASANIMVKRSALGDVRFSSAYPKTGGGEEVEFFLRIRAQNGFANYRCLPHAQAEHPWWNNGRADYTRFYRYGIGNSYLAQRNPAYRWYDFLNTPETLFCIVVAVFVVHFFYRPVVNYGLFFIAISLFAEYITNIMRVRRNNKRLSFGTAFNVMRLRLVYEWGTLIGNLKRFRLAGLGERFSYDGSTKARHFRLNRYKIVKLAIYTLAIIALVIYRHR
- a CDS encoding carboxy terminal-processing peptidase, with the translated sequence MFKKLYMFLVLGAALACQASTPGAEKVDGSNNLQPDQQQSVVAKEVASLISSYNYKKVALNDSLSEVVYNRYVKSLDDNRNYLLASDVKDFERFKTTIDDDLKTGNLNNVFYIFNVYQKRYLERINYSLAQLDKPYDFNTNETFTYDREKQPWVSSEGDMNKLWSQRVKYDLLNLKLANADVAKNKETLRKRYQNLLSQSKKISNQDVFQLFMDAFTESVDPHTNYFNPANAANFNIEMSRSLEGIGASLASENEYITIKTIVAGGPADKSKQINIDDRIVGVAQGKAGEFQDVVGWRIENAIALIRGTKGTTVRLRILPKGAGAGSKPKLVEMVREKIVLKDQLVKKEIRTYNSNGKTVKIGVINVPAFYIDFNAYRAKDPNYQSTTRDVRLILDTLKRAGVDGVVLDLRQNGGGSLIEAIELTGLFIKNGPVVQVRDTRNRVEVNEDEDPAVAYAGPLAVLTDRFSASASEIFAGAIQDYGRGLIIGTQTYGKGTVQSAIELDKVINPSIKEMITTAMNKKSSGTGAESKFGQLNLTIAKFYRISGSSTQHKGVSPDISFPSVIPLDKYGEDTEPSALPFDMVQKSAYTKVGDLSSVIPQLTKLHEQRMASNPNYKYMLEDIADYKKRQSETSVTLNEADLKKERDSEEQKTFERNNLRRTALGLAPLKKGATRPKNEDLDFLKMEAGQIMTDYINLEKSNRYTNVIPQQP